The DNA segment TGGCCTAATGAGGTAATTTGCAGGCCGGTCTAGAGAATGAAATCATACAACTGCAGATTGAAAAAGAGTCGAGTCTTCAAAAAGAGGTAATTTTGATTGGAAAATAGTTTTATATAAAACTGTGGTTTCCCTTTTTTTAACACTTTAGGTATGTTGTCTTTGACATCATCTGCCTTGCAACTAATACGTGAAAACAGCATGTTTGTGCGTGCCAAAGTAAATTTTGTGAAAACTTTGTGCTGCTTGCACCTTTTTACATTGCAATTATATATTCTTCTATTTTTTCCCCAGGCTGGCCTAATGAGATAATCTGCAGGCTGGTCTAGAGAAGATAATTGTACAACTGCAGAGTGAAAAAGAGTCTATTCTTCAAGAAGAGGTAATTTTGTTTGGAAtttaattttatacaaactgtatTTTCGTCTTTTCAACACTCTAGGCGTCTTTGACATCATCTGTCTTGCAACTAACACCTGAAAGCAGCATGCTTGTGTGTACAATTTTATGACAATTCAGCTTTTTAGCATTTGAAACTGGGTGCTCTTTATGGTTGGTTGCCTGCAGCTTCTTGGattaattggtaacttgaaaccaTATTAAATGTAGGCCCACTTGAAGGAGCAACTTCAGCACTTATTGGAGGAGAAGACTGCTTTGGTTTTAAAAGGGGTAATATTTTGTACTTCGTGATCTTTAGTTGATCATAAAATAGGAAGTGCTTCAGTTGATTGGCATTGTACAAGGTAAATTGCAGTATTGAGAACTGAACTTTGGATGAATTTTAGGTTGATTACTGAGGATCAATTTCTTCTAATTTATCATCTAACTTACAAGAAATGCAAACATCCTACTGAATTATTTTATTGGGAGTTCAACAGAATCCACTGGCATTTGTTCCTGACATTTAAATAAAGACTAGAAGCAATACTTAAATCATTAATAATCTCTAGATAggcaaaaggaaaaaaagaagtaGCAATCGATGTTGGAAACTGCGTAGATAATTCACCATGATGCTTGCAATTCTGGCAACAGAGACCAAATTGTAGACGAAATAGAAATTTGGCGAAGAAATTGTAACAAGTTGATCTTTAGTGACTTGAAATTAAGGCCAAGTTTATTGACAAATGATGTAATTTAATTGCACTATGCACTCTACTTCTGCTGTTTGCTTATGTCTGCATTAGTAAGGTACAATGTCATCTAGATTTGCAATGTTAAATAACTTCTGCGAGATCCACAGGCAAGCTTGGAGGAAAAAATTAAACAACTAGAGAGTGATAAATATTCGTGGACCCTAACAGAGGTAATTACATTTTGGCTAAGTGTACCAGTGTCACTTCCCCTTCCCTTCTCCTTTTCCAAGATTATGTTTGGTTAATTGTTGAGCTTATTTGTAGATGTTGTATCATGTGCATTCAAACATAGGCTATTTCACATTGATCTAGTACACATAAGTCTGCAAATGTGGATCATTTTCTTTCAAATTCTTTGATGCATGATGGAATTTAGATTCGTCCAAGATTAGTGTAGTTTTGAGGTAAATACTAGATAGCTAGATTTTGTCTTTAAAAGaagtatattattttattttgaaatgtggAACAGTGGAAGGGTGTTGCCCAATATATGCAATGTTAATTGTGTGTTAGATATAAAAGGGAATCTTAGATAGAGACGCCTTTTCCCTTCATTTGGAACTCTGCCACAGGTTATTTTGTGGCATCATCTTCGTTATTTCcagttaaaattttcattcatcctCTTCATTTATGTGAAGCTGATGCAAAAGTAAAAGTTGAATTCCTAATTTTGGGAACATATTATTTTCCAGAATACAACCAAAGAAACAATTGCTAGAATGAATGTTGATATCACAAGACTACAGATGCAGGTACAGCTTTATTTACCTTTGTTTTTTACATGACCATTTCTGTTCAAACTTCTTATTGAATTAATGTTGTTGTCAGTGTTGCCAATAGTTTTACTACCTTAAGAGTGCTGCAAATTATCAATGGACAGGAAATGACCATTCAGTATAACTTTATTTTTGTTCTAATATGGAAATTAAAACAAAGCCTGGCAGGTGGTGGAGTTGGAAGAATCCAGAAATATACTTTTGAAAGAAAACCAACAACTGATGGACAACATATCTGGTCAGCGGTTACATCTTCAGAATGTGAAGGCGAACGTCACCTCTGCTAACACATCACATGAACTGAAAAAGGTTTGTTTCCCATGCCAATGTAAAATTTTTGGCCATAGGCTAATCTGTTTTGATTATGAAAGGATTTTTGGTGCCAtactatttgtattttaaatttaatgcTATTGTTGTTGGAGTTGACATTTTGAATTgaagaacatatatatatatatatatatatgtgtattcTGATGCATTGTGTCTGATGTAGCATGATGAACGTGAGGACTTGAACTCCCAAATTGGAGCAGCCTGTGCACTGGTTGACAAATTGATTACAGAAAATGCAGAGCTTGTTGAGAAAGTAATAAACTGCCCCATTTTGCCTGTCCTATGGTTATGTTTTCAAGTTGTATTTATTAATGTCACTGCTTTTATTATCCTTTCAAATTTTGTTGCAAAAAGTAGTTTGAAACTATTGTTTAGTTGCTTTAGAGGTTTTATGACTACAGCATATCGGTTTTATGattgagggaaaaaaaaaaacgtTTCTAATCAAACATGTTCAAGATAATACTTTAATATTTGTTGTACAACTGCATTGTTTCTCAGGTGAATGAGTTGTACATTAAGCTTGACCAACAAAGTAGAGCATCTGGACATTCTTCTACCATTGGCAGCGATCTCATGGTTGAATCTAGGGCAGCTGATTCCATACTTGAATCTAGTGAAAAGATGTCTGCTTTGGGCCATAAGATGGAGTTACTGGAAGTTGAACCTGCTGCTGGAGATGCATATGCTGCAGAAGTTGACTCGGGAGAAATCGTGCAAATACCTTTGAATGATAATGAGCTTCGGGATTTGGAACTGAAGGAGGCTGTTGAGAATGATAAGATGGAGGAAGCTGTGCCGCTTACAGATGCTCCAATGATTGGGGCTCCTTTCCGGTTAATATCATTTGTCGCTAAATATGTTAGTGGTGCTGATTTGGTTGACAAAAGCACTTCAAATTCTGTGCCTTAGCTTAGCAAGGTTaaagtttttttgttttttttaattatcatttcaTATACAAATTGCTTGTCATGTGGAGATTAAAGATGCATCTAATATTGCTCTTTGTTTTTTTATTCACAGTATTTAAGCTACTTAAAGAAAAGATAAACCAGGAGAGTTTATATTGCTAATTTTATGTCATGGACAATGACAGCGTTGTTTAtactatggaaaaaaaaaaaaaaaattcttgctaatcaaacCATTCAGCAGATGCGTATGGAATGAATGATCTTAAAAACATATTTAACTGATGATAACATTTTGTTGAACTTAGTTTCAATAATTGCtgggaagaaaaaaaataaattctagtCAGAAGACACTTGCAAGCTAAAATAACATCGTTGGACTGGACAAACATTTAGCCCTGAGATACTTACATGTGGAGTTTCTGTGTGGACAGTTGCTAGCTAATGGCCTCACCAGAAGCAGTTTATGTGTCCTTGAACTGGCATCAAACAGAACTCCAAGCAGAAATTATATATATCGAAATCATGGATAAATTGATGATGGAATATGTGTATCtgatcccttcttctcttctgaTGGTTGGCTCACAGAATCAGTTGGCCTTATTTCTTCAATCATCCTAATCACTTCATCCATGGTTGGTCTCATGTCTGGCACTCTTGCTACGCAGGCCATAGCTATTTGTAGCATCTGCACCATCTCTTCCTCAATATTATGGTATCTCATAAGCTCCACATCAAACACCTCAGCCGTCCATTCCTCTCGAACAACAGACTGAACCCACCttggaagatcaactaaatcaTCTTGCCCTGCTGATTTGACTGGAGCTTTGCCCGTTAGCATCTCAAGGAGGAGAACCCCAAAACTGTAGACATCGGATTTTTGAGTAGATTTTCGAGTTTCAATCACCTCAGGAGCTCGGTAGCCTGCACATCTACATGGGACCGAAGGGTAACTCATTATAGGAGTTAAGCCAAAATCTGAAATGCAGCCATGTAATTGGAGATCCTGAGTGAGGAGTACATTGGAGGACCTAATGTTGCCATGAATGAATTTGCCCCCACCAGCAGAATGGATGTGGGCAATGCCTCTTGCAGTTCCAAGGGAAATCTTTACTCTGGAATCCCAGTCTAGAGGAGTTCGTCCAAAATTATTGCTTCCTGTAGTCATTTTACAATTGTATTCTTTCACATTTGAAATTACATAAACTACACTATATATCTCATTCTACATACCACTTACAGAGGATATTTCTGTTTAGTTACTATCTAAGCTAGTAAGAAAAGAACAATTCATGGAatagaaagaaaaagaataagaTGATTGGATAACATACCATGCAATAAGGAGAAAAGGCTTCCAGCTGTTACATAGTCATAAACCAGAAGTTTCTCATCCTTGGAGTAGTAATAAGCACGAAGAGGAATGACATTTGGGTGCTGACCAACTCTTCCCACAGCTTCCATTTGCTGCTCAAACTCCCTTTTCCCTGCCACCACTTCTTTTAACCTCTTCACAACTACTGTTGTTCCCTCCTCCAAGATGGCCTTATAGGTTGTCCCATAACTTCCTTTCCCTAATACTTCAGCTGAAGCTCTTAATAAATCCTCGAGATCAAAATTGTAAGAACTGCCTTCAAAAAATACTAACTTGTTCTTCTCGGCATCTTGCACTCCACTCCCAAAATCTTCCTTAGGTTTCTCACTCCTCACAATTTTTCCTTTTTGAGCAACGTTATCTTCATCTTTTTTCTTCAAACACCATATCACTATCATCAGAAATAAAAACAGTGGCACCATAGATCCTCCAATTGCAATGGCAACAATAGACCCGGTATTTAGTTTCTTCTTGGAACCATTCGTTGGTTTTTTTGAGTTGGTTGGAGGGGACAGTAAGAAGGTGGGGGAAGGAGACGGggaaggagaaggagaaggagaagggGAGGGTACAAATGCCAAACACTGGTTTAGTGGTGGTCCACATAGCATATTATTCCCCTCGAAGGACGAGGTAGGAAACTTTTGCAGGACAGAGGGAACTGAACCATTCAAGTGGTTGTAGCTCAAGTTTAACTGTTTGAGGCCTGAGATATTGATTTCAGGTATTGGTCCCGTAAGGGAGTTGTTTTGGAGGTACAAACTAGTAAGGGTTTTTAAGTTTTGTATAGTGAGAGGAATATTGCCTGTGAATGAATTGAAGGAAAGGTCAAGTGAGTTAAGCTGGGGAGAGAGAGACGAAGGAATAGTACCCGAAAAGTTGTTATGTTGGAGGTATACAGATTGAAGGGAAGGAAGGGATAGCAAATCTGATGGAAGTTCTCCACTAAAGAAGTTGGAGCGAAGACTTAGGGTCGTAAGGCGATCCAACTTTCCAAGCGTGTTGGCTGGAATGGGACCATAGAGTCCTACACCAGGGAGACGGACAGCAAGTACATGAGAGCCATTTGCATTGCAGGTGATGCCAATCCAAGAAGTGCATACTGGGGTAGTAGATTTCCAATTCAGTTTCCTGCTATGAGGAACCGCAGCAGCAAAGTTAAGAAGGGCTTGTTTGTCGGAATATAGGTCAGCATTAGTTTGGGAAAGGAAAAACAGGGGTAATAGAAATGTTAATGCCAGAAGAAATGAGAGTATCTTCATAGAGTATGTTGGTGAAACGTCTTGCTGGTGATTGCAGTGTAAAATCTCAGCAATACCTCTTCTTTCCCTGGCACATGAAAAACAGGTTCTGAATCATTAGCCCTCCCACATGTGGCCCATAGTAACTAAAAGCGTTCACCAAATACACATATAacatttaaatagataaataaaatatTGTTTAAGAAAGCATGATTATGATCCCTCAAGGGGCAGTCCAACAATTAGAACTTTGGATTTCATCTTAGAGGACTGTTGGGATTGGGGTGAGGATTTGGGTTGGAAGACAGGAAGAGGGCTTCAATTCCTAGTGTAGCTCAATACACTCTAGGCATCTTGCGTTTTTGGAATGGAAGAAAGCTTCCCTTCCGAGTGTAGCTCAATGCCttttaaataaagaaaaatatccACATTATGTTTAGTGAGAAACTAAAGATATCAACAAAATGCTAAATGATTTTCAAGTTAAAAAGATCATTGTTTTTCTGTACTAATTCTAATAATAACTCAGTTTAAAGCCAATTGTGTATGGCTTATGTTCCAGATACAAGAACATCAAAAAGAGCTTGACATAGCATGTTTAGATGACACAAAACAATCATCAAAACTATTAATGAACTATCTACTGGTTCCAAGGGAAGGTATGGCTAATCCTGAGATTATGAAGGCTTTGGTCCTGCGTGAAACAGTGCTTCTAGTCTGTGCAGAAAAACTAAACCGGGTATGCTTTGGAGATGCTAATGCTAGGCATGCAGGATATAGAGAACTCCAGAAAGAAACCACAACGCTTTGTCGGAACTTTCTATCCTGTGAGTCTCTTTTGCTAGATTCTCCTTTCAATTTCCAGAAAACCCTTGTAGGTATAGAGTTTTGCTCCAGCTGGAACATCCTTATCGGTTAGTTCCACAAAGTGTCCGCAAGATGTAAAGggctaaaaaaaagaaaaaccccACCGCCCCCAATTGAAAACCACAAACTAGAGTCAATACCCTACTAATGAAAAAAATTGCctcgaaaaaaaaaataaaaaagaaatacacCTGCACCCCTACCCCATGGAAGACAAAGAAAACAAAACAATCCCCGCAAACCCAGCAGAATGGTTATTGGCAAGAAAAATATAAcgggaaaaagaaaagaataatGGAATGCTCAGGTCATCCCACGATCACAGTATTAAATGAACAACTGTTGCATAGTTaaccatttttaatttaataatattacatCAAATCAATATTGCAAGTGACATTTTACATTAGTGAAGTAGAAACTGTAGAATTTTCCTATGGACTTCTCTTGCTTTCCAAATTTTTTATATCATGTCTTCTCAAGTAAAGTTGACCCAACCAAGGCTACATTTTTGCTTCAGTCAGACCATGTCACACAATATATATAACTTAAAATAATAGCATTAATTTTATTCTATGTTCAAATTCATATAATAAATTACGAAATCATGGTCAACtccaatgaaattgaaaaatataaacACAAACTATTTTCCTGTATTAATATTAGTCTTAATTGAGCAGGGCTTTTAACAAAAATGCAAAATGATACAGCCTTTAATTTTCCTCCATTTTCTCGGtaaccaaacaaaattaacaGGAAGCATTGAAGCCAAAAACTAAAAAATAgaaatcaaaataattcttgAAATGACTCCCATTTGTCTCCCAATCGAGAATCGACtcataataatataaaaacacaggaagagagagagagagagagagttgaaCCTTGAAATTGCTCACGAATGCGAGAGCAGAACGGTAACACCCATCAGAGGCAAAATGATCTGAAGTGGAAGCTgagagacagagagaagaagGCCGTAAATTTAAGGGCAGAGAGAGGATGGCATTTCTTCAAGAACACGCAGACTAAAGAACCCAAAAGAAAGAACTTAAAAGACTAAAGTAGTTGTTGTAGTTGAAGCTGTTGAAGATTCGAAGACTCTGTACGTTTTTCTAATTCTAACGTTCGATTGAACTGAGAATTTTCCTTCAAGCTTCTCCGTCAAGCAAACGCAGCGTTGCACGCAGATCTCGATGGGCTCTTCTATATACTATTATtcgcattattattattataattttttcttcTTGTTCTCTGCTGAGCTGAGACTCTTTATATTGTCTTCAATTAGCTTAGCTGATGAGagtaagaagagagagagagagagagagagaggggataaacagaaaattaaaatggataaataaataattagagACAGATTAGTTGAGAAAATATGGGATTATGTGGTTGTTTTTCTCGGATTATTTATCTGTCTGTTGTGTGTCCGACATGTCATCACATATGTTTCTGTAAACCCCATATTCCTTAGAAGgcctttttaataattttatttttattgatgtGATTATTCTTAACCATAAAATTTTTTCTATGAAACCTAAATCTGGTAAATAAATAATAAGCTTTCGCCCATTAAATTTACAATCTACAATGCATGtattagttttctttaattatgTCAAAAATGGAAAGATTATGAGAAACTAAATGGGATGATAATGATGGCTCCACTTCTAGTAAACAACATGAGGATGTTCTTTCAATCCAGAGGTGGGTCAGCTCAGGTTTTGGTTTGTAGCTTAAACTTTATCCTTCATATTTCATACTTTCTAACCAACCATAAATGTTTAGCCAGAAAGAGCATATGATAtaaataaattacattttataaatcaagaaaattaaattcatcatatgaattatgaaattgttccttaaaatttttttgataaaTGTTACTTTAATGGGTTGGGTTGGTTTGATTTGAAGCAGCATTGGATGCcatgaaaaggaagaagaaacagtagaatatacaagTGGACAAAGTGGAATGTGGCGCCCACCTGAAAAATGATGCCTTAACACTCCAATGCTAGGGTAGTGTCCCCACTTGAAATTATATGAATTCACTGAAGCTGAAATAGTTTTCATTTTTCAACCCAATATAACAAGATATATATTGATGAAAAATATGGAGTCTCTCATGCATGGAAACTTTATGGGGGAGAGAATCTTAATAATTGAAGCACTTTTAGCTTTTAGGTACATCTTTGAAGTTGTTATGAAGGTTTTAGTATGAGTCTACCCAATAATTaatgtttaatttttataatttctagaaatttgaattctttggacaataagtatttttattgatataataattcaatttaaatgatttatacttTTATTATGGTATAAAGAGAGAGTGATTATATTTGCATTTCATTTGTTTATACACAGTCACTTTTAttgttttataaattaaattgataaaattattcttgtattaaacatttaaattattataattattccaTTCagcatattaaaatatttaaattcttccATTATTTAATGCATAGTTCAGAATATTGTCAATCAAAGTAATCTAATTAGTTCTTTTTTTCATCTTTGAGATATAAAAagtgaaaaaattttgaattcgaatatttttatttatttattttaaataatttatttttatgatgaagaaaaaaaaaatatctctTGTAATATAATCCATTAATTATTACCTCCATTGACTTAAAAAATAGTTGAGAGTCTTGGTTTTAACTTTTTGGTTAAATGAGTGGGAGATGCTGATGCTATGCAGAGTGGTTGAACAGCCTTAAAAGTCCACTTTAATTTCGATAATCCTGGTTTTAATATGCAAGTCAAAACCATCTCAACTAACCTTAATTgactaaaaatattttaaaataaaaaagattcttttgatattttaataGCTTGCTTTTAAGGCAAATTTCATTCAGTGTTTGTTAACTTTAATCTTTATAACTCGATTCTCTTTAAAATTCAATTTCTAATAAATTCTCTTTAAAATTTTCTGATTATTAATTTAGTAAATAATAAAACCTTTGTTATATTATATAGTTG comes from the Hevea brasiliensis isolate MT/VB/25A 57/8 chromosome 5, ASM3005281v1, whole genome shotgun sequence genome and includes:
- the LOC110667729 gene encoding uncharacterized protein LOC110667729 isoform X1; protein product: MEDDKKKKRNKKKKNKQIKITEDDIAVDVNQNGASNGKNDRDQVTDLAEVQNGAVRNGDTAANRHEHNGTEMPILAEAEKQQWVQREAILKESIKQLQNENDTYTQKEAFLEGRIKQLKKENDSQIQKLVTLEETIKQLRNVHDLALQKETTLEGTIQQLKNENDSHMKKEAGLENEIIQLQIEKESSLQKEAGLEKIIVQLQSEKESILQEEAHLKEQLQHLLEEKTALVLKGASLEEKIKQLESDKYSWTLTENTTKETIARMNVDITRLQMQVVELEESRNILLKENQQLMDNISGQRLHLQNVKANVTSANTSHELKKHDEREDLNSQIGAACALVDKLITENAELVEKVNELYIKLDQQSRASGHSSTIGSDLMVESRAADSILESSEKMSALGHKMELLEVEPAAGDAYAAEVDSGEIVQIPLNDNELRDLELKEAVENDKMEEAVPLTDAPMIGAPFRLISFVAKYVSGADLVDKSTSNSVP
- the LOC110667729 gene encoding uncharacterized protein LOC110667729 isoform X4, with translation MEDDKKKKRNKKKKNKQIKITEDDIAVDVNQNGASNGKNDRDQVTDLAEVQNGAVRNGDTAANRHEHNGTEMAFLEGRIKQLKKENDSQIQKLVTLEETIKQLRNVHDLALQKETTLEGTIQQLKNENDSHMKKEAGLENEIIQLQIEKESSLQKEAGLEKIIVQLQSEKESILQEEAHLKEQLQHLLEEKTALVLKGASLEEKIKQLESDKYSWTLTENTTKETIARMNVDITRLQMQVVELEESRNILLKENQQLMDNISGQRLHLQNVKANVTSANTSHELKKHDEREDLNSQIGAACALVDKLITENAELVEKVNELYIKLDQQSRASGHSSTIGSDLMVESRAADSILESSEKMSALGHKMELLEVEPAAGDAYAAEVDSGEIVQIPLNDNELRDLELKEAVENDKMEEAVPLTDAPMIGAPFRLISFVAKYVSGADLVDKSTSNSVP
- the LOC110667729 gene encoding nucleoporin nup211 isoform X2; the protein is MEDDKKKKRNKKKKNKQIKITEDDIAVDVNQNGASNGKNDRDQVTDLAEVQNGAVRNGDTAANRHEHNGTEMPILAEAEKQQWVQREAILKESIKQLQNENDTYTQKEAFLEGRIKQLKKENDSQIQKLVTLEETIKQLRNVHDLALQKETTLEGTIQQLKNENDSHMKKEAGLENEIIQLQIEKESSLQKEAGLEKIIVQLQSEKESILQEEAHLKEQLQHLLEEKTALVLKGNTTKETIARMNVDITRLQMQVVELEESRNILLKENQQLMDNISGQRLHLQNVKANVTSANTSHELKKHDEREDLNSQIGAACALVDKLITENAELVEKVNELYIKLDQQSRASGHSSTIGSDLMVESRAADSILESSEKMSALGHKMELLEVEPAAGDAYAAEVDSGEIVQIPLNDNELRDLELKEAVENDKMEEAVPLTDAPMIGAPFRLISFVAKYVSGADLVDKSTSNSVP
- the LOC110667729 gene encoding uncharacterized protein LOC110667729 isoform X3, with the protein product MEDDKKKKRNKKKKNKQIKITEDDIAVDVNQNGASNGKNDRDQVTDLAEVQNGAVRNGDTAANRHEHNGTEMPILAEAEKQQWVQREAILKESIKQLQNENDTYTQKEAFLEGRIKQLKKENDSQIQKLVTLEETIKQLRNVHDLALQKETTLEGTIQQLKNENDSHMKKEAGLEKIIVQLQSEKESILQEEAHLKEQLQHLLEEKTALVLKGASLEEKIKQLESDKYSWTLTENTTKETIARMNVDITRLQMQVVELEESRNILLKENQQLMDNISGQRLHLQNVKANVTSANTSHELKKHDEREDLNSQIGAACALVDKLITENAELVEKVNELYIKLDQQSRASGHSSTIGSDLMVESRAADSILESSEKMSALGHKMELLEVEPAAGDAYAAEVDSGEIVQIPLNDNELRDLELKEAVENDKMEEAVPLTDAPMIGAPFRLISFVAKYVSGADLVDKSTSNSVP
- the LOC110667728 gene encoding probable inactive receptor kinase At5g58300, whose amino-acid sequence is MKILSFLLALTFLLPLFFLSQTNADLYSDKQALLNFAAAVPHSRKLNWKSTTPVCTSWIGITCNANGSHVLAVRLPGVGLYGPIPANTLGKLDRLTTLSLRSNFFSGELPSDLLSLPSLQSVYLQHNNFSGTIPSSLSPQLNSLDLSFNSFTGNIPLTIQNLKTLTSLYLQNNSLTGPIPEINISGLKQLNLSYNHLNGSVPSVLQKFPTSSFEGNNMLCGPPLNQCLAFVPSPSPSPSPSPSPSPTFLLSPPTNSKKPTNGSKKKLNTGSIVAIAIGGSMVPLFLFLMIVIWCLKKKDEDNVAQKGKIVRSEKPKEDFGSGVQDAEKNKLVFFEGSSYNFDLEDLLRASAEVLGKGSYGTTYKAILEEGTTVVVKRLKEVVAGKREFEQQMEAVGRVGQHPNVIPLRAYYYSKDEKLLVYDYVTAGSLFSLLHGSNNFGRTPLDWDSRVKISLGTARGIAHIHSAGGGKFIHGNIRSSNVLLTQDLQLHGCISDFGLTPIMSYPSVPCRCAGYRAPEVIETRKSTQKSDVYSFGVLLLEMLTGKAPVKSAGQDDLVDLPRWVQSVVREEWTAEVFDVELMRYHNIEEEMVQMLQIAMACVARVPDMRPTMDEVIRMIEEIRPTDSVSQPSEEKKGSDTHIPSSIYP